A window from Thermodesulfobacteriota bacterium encodes these proteins:
- a CDS encoding DUF2318 domain-containing protein — protein sequence MENESIFQEKREKVLGKKRRRPAWTYLLLLGAALLLTGVAYGILSGRRDPGPSQPRVTEKLDYRGQTIRMAEVQVKVENGKILLPLQTLKEKKMVWFEYEGNGLRVPLYAYLTMAGRVVTGISLCEPCRSTRFRIQDQKLVCNACDTEWEIGTHRGIRGGCMEYPPEIIPSSLEGDWIVIEEKAILEWRPRV from the coding sequence ATGGAGAACGAATCTATCTTTCAAGAGAAAAGGGAGAAGGTCCTGGGAAAAAAGAGGAGAAGACCGGCATGGACCTATCTCCTCCTGCTCGGGGCCGCCCTCCTTCTTACGGGGGTGGCTTACGGCATTTTATCGGGGAGACGCGACCCCGGTCCTTCTCAACCCAGGGTAACCGAGAAGCTTGACTATCGCGGCCAGACGATCCGGATGGCAGAGGTTCAAGTGAAAGTGGAAAATGGAAAGATTCTCCTTCCCCTCCAGACGTTGAAGGAGAAGAAGATGGTCTGGTTCGAATATGAGGGAAATGGGCTGAGGGTCCCCCTCTATGCTTATCTGACGATGGCGGGCCGGGTGGTGACCGGGATCAGCCTGTGCGAGCCCTGCCGATCGACGCGCTTTCGGATCCAGGACCAGAAGCTCGTCTGCAATGCCTGTGATACGGAGTGGGAGATCGGGACCCACAGGGGGATCCGTGGGGGATGTATGGAATATCCACCGGAGATCATTCCAAGTTCCCTGGAAGGGGATTGGATCGTGATCGAGGAGAAGGCCATTTTGGAATGGAGACCAAGGGTCTGA